One window from the genome of Nicotiana tomentosiformis chromosome 5, ASM39032v3, whole genome shotgun sequence encodes:
- the LOC104091241 gene encoding probable inactive DNA (cytosine-5)-methyltransferase DRM3 isoform X1 codes for MCELPEYSDSENSSKPEGVSGIMPKVEDPYCEFPSLYTYTRPTGDNIASSSGSSVRSSLLAMGFNASLVDKAIEENGEDNIDLLLETLVANSDPPRAESSDSLDSLFGDDEDTNSSAKFDGGVHIKEEPDPCGGVHDDKKASLLAMSFSLDEVEFAIGKLGEAAPVNELVNVIFAARIAQNCKKDDGDDSVVEIKEWIKECSTEAMFKIMEKTLKLLEMGFSENEVSAVIEKYGSEVPLEELANSIIDPSSGRMNKHLLNSLGRNGSIGFHPLAVKKEECDLDTSESRDLNLLEKLKGKRPKENYINEIGTLKRPKPEFDEAFSSSLGPAWQEMTTRNLGPFNTTRTPVSRRAIHQRSRVLDCQETPKLSMPKSCRTLDKEAAKAPYFFYGNVMNLSHDSWVRISQFLHAIEPEFVNTQLFSALSRKEGYVHNLPTENRFHIVPKPPMTIQEAVPNSKKWWPSWDTRQHLSCINSETSCISQLCDRLERTVSDSQGFPAVDRQRDILHQCQILNLVWVGRYKLAPVGPEQIERILGYPENHTRNAGFSLMERLLSLKHCFQIDTLAYRLSVLKSLYPGGLTVLSIFTGTGGAEIALHRLGIRLKVVVSVEASEKNRRILKQWWSSSGQTGELVQIEDIQKLTSNKVEVLIKKFGGFDFIICQSPCTYSSKGNLFADTDSHASLDFMLFHEFVRVLQRVRNAMGRN; via the exons ATG TGTGAGTTACCAGAATATTCAGATAGTGAAAATTCTTCGAAGCCCGAAGGTGTGAGTGGAATCATGCCTAAAGTTGAAGATCCATATTGTGAATTTCCATCTCTATACACATATACAAGGCCTACAGGG GACAATATTGCAAGCTCATCAGGCAGCAGTGTGAGATCATCTCTTCTGGCTATGGGTTTCAATGCATCACTTGTTGACAAAGCAATTGAGGAAAATG GTGAAGACAACATTGACTTGTTACTGGAGACTCTTGTTGCAAATTCT GATCCTCCTAGAGCAGAATCGTCAGATTCTCTGGATAGCTTGTTTGGTGATGATGAGGACACAAACAGTTCTGCCAAGTTTGACGGAGGTGTACATATAAAAGAG GAGCCTGATCCTTGTGGTGGAGTTCATGATGACAAGAAAGCATCTTTATTAGCAATGAGTTTCTCTTTGGACGAAGTCGAATTTGCTATCGGTAAACTTG GTGAAGCTGCTCCTGTCAACGAACTAGTGAATGTAATCTTTGCTGCTCGAATAGCTCAAAATTGTAAAAAAGATGACGGTGATGATTCTGTTGTTGAGATTAAAGAATGGATCAAG GAATGCAGCACCGAGGCTATGTTTAAGATCATGGAGAAGACATTAAAATTGCTTGAAATGGGTTTCTCTGAGAATGAAGTTTCTGCAGTTATTGAGAAGTATG GTTCTGAAGTTCCTCTTGAAGAGCTTGCAAATTCAATTATAGATCCTAGTAGTGGACGAATGAACAAG CATCTCTTAAACTCTCTCGGCAGGAATGGTTCAATTGGATTTCATCCACTAGCTGTTAAGAAAGAGGAATGTGATCTGGATACCTCTGAATCTAGAGACCTTAACCTACTGGAAAAGCTTAAAGGGAAACGGCCAAAGGAGAACTATATTAATGAGATAGGCACTTTAAAAAGACCGAAACCAGAGTTTGATGAAGCCTTTAGCAGTTCTCTTGGCCCTGCATGGCAAGAAATGACCACTAGAAACTTAGGGCCATTCAACACCACGAGGACTCCGGTTTCTCGAAGAGCAATTCACCAAAGATCAAGAGTGCTGGATTGCCAAGAGACACCGAAATTGTCTATGCCCAAATCATGCAGGACCCTTGATAAGGAAGCAGCTAAAGCTCCCTATTTCTTTTATGGGAATGTAATGAACTTATCTCATGACTCTTGGGTAAGAATCTCTCAGTTTTTGCATGCCATTGAGCCAGAATTTGTTAATACTCAACTTTTCTCAGCTCTGAGTCGTAAAGAAGGTTATGTACATAATCTTCCTACTGAAAATCGATTTCACATTGTTCCAAAACCACCAATGACAATTCAAGAAGCAGTTCCTAATAGCAAAAAATGGTGGCCATCATGGGATACCAGACAACACTTGAGCTGCATCAATTCTGAGACTTCTTGTATATCTCAGCTTTGTGATAGGCTTGAAAGAACAGTAAGTGATTCCCAGGGGTTTCCTGCAGTTGACAGACAGAGGGATATCCTCCACCAGTGCCAGATATTGAATCTAGTCTGGGTTGGTCGCTACAAATTGGCACCTGTAGGGCCAGAACAAATAGAACGCATTCTTGGCTACCCAGAAAATCACACTCGAAATGCTGGGTTTAGCCTGATGGAAAGACTTCTATCGCTGAAACATTGCTTCCAGATAGATACATTGGCTTATCGTCTCTCTGTATTGAAGTCTCTGTACCCTGGAGGATTGACAGTTTTGTCAATCTTTACCGGAACTGGTGGAGCTGAAATTGCATTGCATCGCCTTGGAATTCGCTTAAAAGTTGTTGTCTCCGTTGAGGCTTCTGAGAAAAACCGGAGAATTCTCAAGCAATGGTGGAGTAGTTCGGGACAAACAGGAGAACTTGTGCAGATTGAAGACATTCAGAAGTTGACCAGTAACAAGGTAGAGGTCTTGATAAAG
- the LOC104091241 gene encoding probable inactive DNA (cytosine-5)-methyltransferase DRM3 isoform X2, which produces MHHLLTKQLRKMDPPRAESSDSLDSLFGDDEDTNSSAKFDGGVHIKEEPDPCGGVHDDKKASLLAMSFSLDEVEFAIGKLGEAAPVNELVNVIFAARIAQNCKKDDGDDSVVEIKEWIKECSTEAMFKIMEKTLKLLEMGFSENEVSAVIEKYGSEVPLEELANSIIDPSSGRMNKHLLNSLGRNGSIGFHPLAVKKEECDLDTSESRDLNLLEKLKGKRPKENYINEIGTLKRPKPEFDEAFSSSLGPAWQEMTTRNLGPFNTTRTPVSRRAIHQRSRVLDCQETPKLSMPKSCRTLDKEAAKAPYFFYGNVMNLSHDSWVRISQFLHAIEPEFVNTQLFSALSRKEGYVHNLPTENRFHIVPKPPMTIQEAVPNSKKWWPSWDTRQHLSCINSETSCISQLCDRLERTVSDSQGFPAVDRQRDILHQCQILNLVWVGRYKLAPVGPEQIERILGYPENHTRNAGFSLMERLLSLKHCFQIDTLAYRLSVLKSLYPGGLTVLSIFTGTGGAEIALHRLGIRLKVVVSVEASEKNRRILKQWWSSSGQTGELVQIEDIQKLTSNKVEVLIKKFGGFDFIICQSPCTYSSKGNLFADTDSHASLDFMLFHEFVRVLQRVRNAMGRN; this is translated from the exons ATGCATCACTTGTTGACAAAGCAATTGAGGAAAATG GATCCTCCTAGAGCAGAATCGTCAGATTCTCTGGATAGCTTGTTTGGTGATGATGAGGACACAAACAGTTCTGCCAAGTTTGACGGAGGTGTACATATAAAAGAG GAGCCTGATCCTTGTGGTGGAGTTCATGATGACAAGAAAGCATCTTTATTAGCAATGAGTTTCTCTTTGGACGAAGTCGAATTTGCTATCGGTAAACTTG GTGAAGCTGCTCCTGTCAACGAACTAGTGAATGTAATCTTTGCTGCTCGAATAGCTCAAAATTGTAAAAAAGATGACGGTGATGATTCTGTTGTTGAGATTAAAGAATGGATCAAG GAATGCAGCACCGAGGCTATGTTTAAGATCATGGAGAAGACATTAAAATTGCTTGAAATGGGTTTCTCTGAGAATGAAGTTTCTGCAGTTATTGAGAAGTATG GTTCTGAAGTTCCTCTTGAAGAGCTTGCAAATTCAATTATAGATCCTAGTAGTGGACGAATGAACAAG CATCTCTTAAACTCTCTCGGCAGGAATGGTTCAATTGGATTTCATCCACTAGCTGTTAAGAAAGAGGAATGTGATCTGGATACCTCTGAATCTAGAGACCTTAACCTACTGGAAAAGCTTAAAGGGAAACGGCCAAAGGAGAACTATATTAATGAGATAGGCACTTTAAAAAGACCGAAACCAGAGTTTGATGAAGCCTTTAGCAGTTCTCTTGGCCCTGCATGGCAAGAAATGACCACTAGAAACTTAGGGCCATTCAACACCACGAGGACTCCGGTTTCTCGAAGAGCAATTCACCAAAGATCAAGAGTGCTGGATTGCCAAGAGACACCGAAATTGTCTATGCCCAAATCATGCAGGACCCTTGATAAGGAAGCAGCTAAAGCTCCCTATTTCTTTTATGGGAATGTAATGAACTTATCTCATGACTCTTGGGTAAGAATCTCTCAGTTTTTGCATGCCATTGAGCCAGAATTTGTTAATACTCAACTTTTCTCAGCTCTGAGTCGTAAAGAAGGTTATGTACATAATCTTCCTACTGAAAATCGATTTCACATTGTTCCAAAACCACCAATGACAATTCAAGAAGCAGTTCCTAATAGCAAAAAATGGTGGCCATCATGGGATACCAGACAACACTTGAGCTGCATCAATTCTGAGACTTCTTGTATATCTCAGCTTTGTGATAGGCTTGAAAGAACAGTAAGTGATTCCCAGGGGTTTCCTGCAGTTGACAGACAGAGGGATATCCTCCACCAGTGCCAGATATTGAATCTAGTCTGGGTTGGTCGCTACAAATTGGCACCTGTAGGGCCAGAACAAATAGAACGCATTCTTGGCTACCCAGAAAATCACACTCGAAATGCTGGGTTTAGCCTGATGGAAAGACTTCTATCGCTGAAACATTGCTTCCAGATAGATACATTGGCTTATCGTCTCTCTGTATTGAAGTCTCTGTACCCTGGAGGATTGACAGTTTTGTCAATCTTTACCGGAACTGGTGGAGCTGAAATTGCATTGCATCGCCTTGGAATTCGCTTAAAAGTTGTTGTCTCCGTTGAGGCTTCTGAGAAAAACCGGAGAATTCTCAAGCAATGGTGGAGTAGTTCGGGACAAACAGGAGAACTTGTGCAGATTGAAGACATTCAGAAGTTGACCAGTAACAAGGTAGAGGTCTTGATAAAG